From Anopheles arabiensis isolate DONGOLA chromosome 3, AaraD3, whole genome shotgun sequence, a single genomic window includes:
- the LOC120902143 gene encoding exocyst complex component 1, translated as MAAGIKYIFQKELFDALDERILSVCNVSKLHKRKKTSYLCIVSTIKPSVIVSVCQIKQYDKAVYKKKRSWSLEEIKCVDGRNEATDTHDFDMLLDKPYRWFAANLHERQNFITVLWKQIHKHCTVGEKAVFKNIPKQWLSEKSPEKQIDEKYPNHGGAVSADDEDEIEGFENEDFHALTDKEEAHLSKLVAECDYAISNAELFMDDLSHNLLQLDGANIQSVLESEKQVQMLMERIEEAIKEAEKVEKRLDDYDEILCHVRDTMEKMGEKNQMIEIANTNNVRLLLELEKVVTQLDLPHVHQLALTDTDLTPKGLPAAIAAGKALQMAMNSDIDPALLRLTAVQDQRKRFEKWKAKFSQTISRHLNNLFIHLGNLGDSQTPFTNELSLPKHQNVHKELCTFMELMHWMKTMDRKAYDALIKVYTASLSKVYDRDIQIFFENAKQALTLKQFSSREDINNSSISNKLKLGPQSNKQPAQPYGILGTSKEMWSPGAEAIERQRFDSILEKVLAELEPVALSEQHFCIAFFQLDVISPTAKNTQTTLDAASNETVNQKDERDTAPHIPQRRLDRQINEDVRRMMGELFANLETEINNFILSFEKLDNYYSLYVLVRLTQHVMSAQDAQSFLSMTFASALIHVKRSFDKFMQSQLQSIDESKLPKRSKCGLLPYVENFEEFAVTAENIFKKTERRNDLDKWYLKLVEAIFERIPVHAAEHSKTPHQVVKMENYHRMHSTLSQLKIPVLESLRKEAKTRYNDAQKAYVTKYFGRPLERLNQFFEGIQVRVQQGVKDTEISYQMAYSKQELRKVISLYPAREVKKGLEQLYKKVEKHLCEEENLLQVVWRAMQQEFINQYNSLEQWIQRCYAGSMITLEFTINDLLDFFSEIAQSH; from the exons ATGGCAGCTGGAATAAAATACATCTTCCAGAAGGAACTGTTCGATGCACTTGATGAACGCATTTTATCCGTGTGCAATGTTAGCAAATTgcataaaaggaaaaaaacgtcttacttgTGTATCGTTTCTACTATCAAACCCAGTGTTATAGTTAGTGTTTGCCAGATAAAACAGTACGACAAAGCCGTATATAAGAAAAAGCGTTCCTGGTCATTGGAGGAGATAAAGTGCGTCGATGGTCGCAACGAAGCTACGGATACGCATGACTTCGATATGTTGCTGGATAAACCGTATCGATGGTTTGCAGCCAATCTACATGAACGACAAAATTTCATTACGGTTTTATGGAAACAAATTCATAAGCATTGCACCGTTGGAGAGAAGGCCGTGTTCAAAAACATCCCCAAACAGTggctttcggaaaaatcgcCGGAAAAACAAATTGATGAAAAATACCCCAATCACGGGGGCGCAGTTTCTGCGGACGATGAAGATGAAATTGAAGGGTTTGAGAATGAGGATTTCCACGCCCTGACCGATAAGGAAGAAGCGCACCTTAGTAAACTTGTTGCAGAATGCGATTACGCGATCAGCAATGCTGAATTGTTTATGGATGATTTGAGTCATAACCTTTTGCAGCTGGATGGTGCAAATATACAAAGCGTTCTAGAGTCAGAAAAACAAGTCCAAATGCTAATGGAAAGGATCGAAGAAGCGATTAAAGAAGCTGAAAAGGTAGAAAAACGGCTAGACGACTACGACGAAATACTTTGTCACGTAAGAGATACGATGGAAAAGATGGGAGAAAAGAATCAAATGATTGAGATTGCCAATACCAACAATGTTCGACTGTTGCTAGAACTGGAAAAAGTAGTTACGCAGCTCGATTTGCCGCATGTTCACCAGCTTGCGCTGACAGATACTGATCTAACTCCAAAGGGTTTGCCAGCAGCTATAGCAGCAGGGAAAGCACTGCAGATGGCAATGAACAGTGACATCGACCCTGCACTTTTGCGCCTTACAGCTGTTCAAGATCAGCGCAAAAGATTCGAAAAATGGAAGGCAAAATTTTCGCAAACAATAAGCCGTCATTTGAATAATCTATTCATCCATCTTGGCAATCTTGGAGATTCGCAAACACCTTTCACAAATGAATTGTCGCTTCCAAAGCACCAGAACGTGCATAAAGAGCTATGTACGTTCATGGAGCTTATGCACTGGATGAAAACTATGGATAGAAAGGCATACGATGCCCTTATTAAAGTTTACACTGCTTCATTAAGCAAAGTTTACGACCGGGACATTCAGATATTTTTCGAAAACGCTAAACAAGCACTGACACTAAAGCAATTCAGCTCTAGAGAGGATATTAACAATAGTTCAATAAGCAACAAATTAAAACTTGGtccacaatcaaacaaacaaccagcACAGCCGTATGGCATTTTAGGTACCAGCAAAGAGATGTGGTCTCCAGGCGCAGAAGCAATTGAGCGGCAAcgatttgattcaattttggaaaaggtGCTTGCGGAACTAGAACCAGTGGCATTAAGCGAACAGCATTTTTGCATTGCGTTTTTTCAATTGGACGTAATTAGTCCTACGGCTAAAAATACGCAAACAACACTGGATGCTGCTAGTAACGAGACAGTGAACCAAAAGGATGAACGAGATACAGCTCCACACATTCCACAGCGAAGGCTTGATCGTCAAATTAACGAAGATGTCCGCCGTATGATGGGGGAATTATTTGCTAACCTTGAAAcggaaataaacaattttatcTTGAGTTTTGAAAAACTAGATAACTA CTACTCATTGTACGTGCTAGTGCGTCTTACACAACATGTAATGTCGGCCCAAGACGCACAGTCCTTTCTAAGCATGACGTTTGCTTCAGCTCTTATACACGTGAAACGAAGCTTTGATAAATTTATGCAATCACAGTTGCAGTCAATTGATGAATCTAAGCTTCCGAAGCGCTCTAAATGTGGCCTTCTACCCTACGTGGAAAACTTTGAAGAATTCGCCGTAACCGctgaaaacatttttaagaAAACGGAGCGCCGAAATGATCTTGATAAATGGTACCTTAAACTGGTGGAAGCAATTTTCGAACGCATTCCTGTGCACGCCGCCGAACATTCAAAAACGCCGCACCAAGTagtaaaaatggaaaactatCATCGAATGCACTCCACGTTATCTCAACTAAAGATTCCAGTTTTGGAATCATTgcgaaaggaagcaaaaacacgATATAATGATGCACAGAAAGCATACGTTACTAAATACTTTGGCCGGCCGCTAGAACGACTAAAC CAATTTTTCGAAGGAATACAAGTGCGTGTGCAGCAAGGTGTGAAAGATACCGAAATTAGCTACCAAATGGCGTACTCTAAGCAAGAATTACGTAAAGTAATAAGTCTTTATCCAGCCCGTGAAGTAAAGAAGGGACTTGAGCAACTGTACAAAAAGGTAGAAAAACATCTTTGTGAGGAAGAAAACTTGCTACAAGTAGTGTGGCGAGCTATGCAGCAGGAATTTATAAACCAATACAACTCATTAGAGCAATGGATCCAACGTTGTTATGCCGGTTCAATGATAACTCTAGAGTTTACCATCAACGACCTGTTGGATTTTTTCTCTGAGATAGCACAGTCACATTAG
- the LOC120902151 gene encoding uncharacterized protein LOC120902151, whose product MLPVRSIANLSIRNAAFLSRGYHGPNNFRVYTMNDMPVPEGDFFEEHRRKNRVYNTVLAAGIVIFGITLTVAKESGLIYLNYSPPKSLD is encoded by the exons ATGCTGCCCGTTCGTTCTATTGCAAACTTATCCATCCGCAACG CGGCATTTCTGTCCCGTGGATACCATGGCCCCAACAACTTCCGTGTGTACACCATGAACGACATGCCTGTCCCGGAAGGGGACTTCTTCGAAGAACATCGACGCAAGAATCGGGTGTACAATACCGTGCTCGCTGCGGGTATTGTTATCTTTGGCATCACATTGACTGTG GCCAAGGAGAGCGGATTGATCTACCTTAATTACAGCCCGCCGAAAAGCCTGGACTAA